CCCAGATGCCTGAGCTTCAGCTCCCCCCAACTGGCGTGGGTCCAACCCAGAAAGCGTTTCAACTCGCGCTCATAGAGCTTGAGGGAGTTTGCCGCTAGATTGCTACTACGAAGAAACTCCTGCACCACCGGCCACCGGATATCAGCAGGTGCTTCAATCTGTTGCGGCCTCCCCCGCCGTCGCTGAGACGATACTTCCTCCTCCGCCACCGGAATGGCCACCACCTTCACTGGGGGAATTGATTGTCGAGACTGTGCCTTCATCTTTCTCTAGCCATTGAAACCAATGCTGTACAAACCAACGCGCATTAAAACAGAATCGGCTTAATGCGACGCAACACATCCTGAAACAATAAATCAGGACACTCACAAATAAACTGCGCCTTTCTGGCCCGGAAATCAAGCGATCGCAACTGGTCCACCATGATCACCCCTGTCACAGCCTCCCCCTCTGGGATAGCTACATAAAACGGATTTTGACGCTGGGTGTTACTGACCGGACAGACATAGGCAAACCCCATTTTCTGATTAAAGCCATCGTGGCTGATCACCAGAGCCGGACGTTTCCCCATTTGCTCATGCCCAGCCTGGGGATCAAAACTCAACCAGATGAAATCTTTTCGCTTTGGAAGATACACTACCAAACCTCATTCCCTTGGGGATGCCCCCAATCCACCTCCGACTCAGGTGCCTCTGAGACCTGGGCCAACAACTCATCTAAACTTAGCTCCGGCAACGCTTGAAGCGGCTCTAAAACCAACCGCCCCTCTTCCACCGTCAACTCCAGCGCATCATTAGCCTGCAGGTGGAGAGCCTCCACCGCATATTTCGGAATCCGCACCGCAAGGGAATTACCCCACTGTCCCACCTGTGACTTCATCTCAAACCAACCCATAACTCAACACTGACTAGGATACACATAGTATATCACTCTATAAATATAAAATATAGGGCTAATATCTTGGCTATGACTAAACTATGACAAATAAGCATGGTAGGATACTATGGACATCTCAATGTCGCTGACACCATAACTTTGCCGCTGCGGCAACATTATGCTTTCAAACTCTGGATTAGAGGGTCGTAATTCTGAAGACGTGAGATCTCACTACGAGAAATTAGGGGTTCTAGCGATTTTGAACTCAGACTTTCGGCAAGCTTTTGCTTTCAAATCAGACTTCTGGCAACATTATGCTTTCCTTGAAATGCTTCCATCAGTAGTTTCTCGACGGAGGAATGAAGCTTTCAGCCTTCAAGCGGCAAGGTTATGCTTTCAATTTCTGAAAGGTTATGCTTTCAACGACACTCAAACCAATGCGGTGAGAGGATCGGATGCCGAAGAAGATTCGAGAGATCAAGGCTATGCTCAAAGAGGCTGGGTTTCTGGTTCGCTCAGGCAAAGGGTCACATAGCAACTGGAAGCACCCCCTGCTCCCGGATGTGATCACGGTGGCCCGCAAGGATGGTGCGGATGCGCCGCGCTATCTGGAACGAAAGGTGCTCAAGGCTCTGCAGCAGTTGGAGGACTTACCCCATGACTCAAACTAAGTATCGGATGGTCATTGAATGGTCCGATGAGGATGCTTGCTTTGTGGTGTCGCTGCCGGACTTTGAACGGGTGACGCAGCCGGTGACGGATGGGGCCACCTATGAGGAAGCGGCTCGACAAGGGCAAGAAGCGATTGAGTCGTTGATGGATTTTTATGTTGAAGAGGGGTGGGTGCTGCCTGTCCCTCAGACGTTGCAAGCAGCTTAAAGAAATGGCGAGGGCCATCTCAGAAAAGTGTCGTCGTTGCGCCAAGCTCTCTGCTGCTGAAGCAAAGGAAAAGGAGTGTTGGGTGGGGCAGCCGTGCCATGTCCGTCGCCACGGGTACCGGAATCGCGATCGCTACAACAAGCAGAAGAAACAGAAGTATGCGATCGCAAC
This portion of the Acaryochloris thomasi RCC1774 genome encodes:
- a CDS encoding type II toxin-antitoxin system PemK/MazF family toxin, whose protein sequence is MYLPKRKDFIWLSFDPQAGHEQMGKRPALVISHDGFNQKMGFAYVCPVSNTQRQNPFYVAIPEGEAVTGVIMVDQLRSLDFRARKAQFICECPDLLFQDVLRRIKPILF
- a CDS encoding type II toxin-antitoxin system HicA family toxin, producing the protein MPKKIREIKAMLKEAGFLVRSGKGSHSNWKHPLLPDVITVARKDGADAPRYLERKVLKALQQLEDLPHDSN
- a CDS encoding AbrB/MazE/SpoVT family DNA-binding domain-containing protein, with protein sequence MKSQVGQWGNSLAVRIPKYAVEALHLQANDALELTVEEGRLVLEPLQALPELSLDELLAQVSEAPESEVDWGHPQGNEVW
- a CDS encoding type II toxin-antitoxin system HicB family antitoxin; translated protein: MTQTKYRMVIEWSDEDACFVVSLPDFERVTQPVTDGATYEEAARQGQEAIESLMDFYVEEGWVLPVPQTLQAA